The Coffea arabica cultivar ET-39 chromosome 2c, Coffea Arabica ET-39 HiFi, whole genome shotgun sequence genome includes the window AGTATATAAATACAAGAgagaataataattattagtatgtatatgtgtgtggtaAATTAGGTTAATACTAGATATATTAATGAGTGCTCTAAGGATACGAGTTAAAAAAACtcaatatataaatacaaaaaaaaaggtaataattattaatatgtgTACATAAATGATAGATTATGTGAACTTTAGATTTTTGTTAATGTGTTGGGCACACGTTAAAAAGAATCCAAAGTTAAAAACTACTATATAGTTGTTTATTCTATTATTCACAGAAAGCAGTTTATTGTATTAAAAAGTGATTAGACTTGAAATCAAATTGattgattaattaattaattaaaatccATTTGATTAACCCTAAAAATAACGGTCCCATGATCATCTCCCAAAATTCTCAATATTAGCTCGCATAAAATAATAAACTACACCCCTCCCTGTCCCACGCCCTGGGCCCCCCCACCCCTCACTCTCCCTTTCTTAACCAACAGTTACACACTATCGCCATtccctctctctatctctcacaCACTCACGCACCAAAACTACTACCCACTCACCACGCAGAATAGTTAACATCAACCTTCCTCAACGCACGCAGCTATACTCCCACACCAAtctgtgtgtgtatgtatatatacatatatatatatatatatatgtactcGCCAGCCTATGCATACAaagtaatttttctataaatatAGACATCACTGTTACGAACAAGCACACACCTGCGCACGCCTTCGCGCACAAAGAAACAGATAGAAAGAGATAgataagaaagagagagagagagaggagagtgGAGGAAATTCTGCGCATTTGCTTTAATGGAGTTGAAGTAAGCGTAAATAAAGAGGCGGTGACGGTGGCGTTGGCGGATCTTAAACCCTAGCGGAAACGAAATTGCTCGCCATTATCGGCTGGAGAAACGGTTTTTTTACAGCACCGAATCCTCTAGATCTTTGGATTTTGGTGAATTGTTGACGGCGTTGAAGTTAGTTATAGTTTCTGTCGCCGGCGGAATTCGATAGAGCTGAGCATTTGTTAAAAGAGGCACAGATTTGCGGTGACGATGAGTTTTTTTGtggtgaatttttttctttgaggAGAAATGGTGATGGATGATAGAGGAGGGGGATCGTTTGTAGCTGTGAGGAGGATTTCTCAAGGCCTTGAGCGAGGCAGCAACAACACTTGCCATTCTGgtatatttccttttcttttcgttttccttttttgaaaTTTATGTCGTATATCGGTATACGTATAAAAATACGTATACATGTCGTGCTTATGTACGTACAGCTGTGGTAATTAATTAAGTACCTTTTGTTGTTCACCTAACTTTTTCCTATATTACCATATGGTCGTAATTTTTGCTATCTTCTGATTATGTACGTGCATCTATGAATTGCTTCGATTGATGTCAGGAGTAGGAGTAAAATCTAGAAGTTTGGATCTGTCAAATTGAAATTTAGATTTGTTGATGCCTACTTGCATTGACACTTGTGGTGAGTTTCTGCAGCTACTTGCAGTTTATGTACTATTTGTTTAATCCGATTATTTTTTAGTTCTTTACATTTTGAAGGAGTTTACTGACATTTGGACTCTTTTAGTACTCCCAGTTGATAGTCAAGTTCCGACCAGAAAAAATAATTTGACTGCCAAGTTCAATAGTAAATAGCACAACTAAATGTACTGTTTGGTGATACATTATTAGTACATTGATGTGCAGAAATTATGTTAACGTGGGAAGGCATTTAGCTGATTCACAGTTATGTCTCAGTAGCTTGATGTGTAGGTGGATTCACATTGTTCCTGATTAACAATTTCGAGTTTGTGTTGTGGCATTCACAGAATGAGTCGGATTGCAATCTGGATGTAATATCTGGAAAATGATCAACTGCTTAATGTATGTCTTCAGGAATATGGTTCTTAGATGATTGCTTGTTGGCTTTTTTCATGCTCATATTGTATGACATAGGTTTGAATTGGGATCTTATCTGAGGTGCATGCAGATCTTCTGTGGGATTTCAGTCCCAATTGTGGTACCATTAacaggaaaattttcttatttttcattttcctggGAAAATAGGGTCAAGGAAATAGTTTTCTCTAAAGATTTTCTTACTGCAAAGGTGGTTGGCATACCAAATATTTTTCTTGCCACTGTAATGCAGTAAAATTTGTTGGGGCTTTCCTGGCTTCATTGCTGTCTCTGTGCATGTGTGTGTCTCTCTCTCCCTCTGGGTTGGTTGTCTTGCATTTTGTAGAACATGTCAAAGAATTTTAAAGGGTATAGTGCAACTTGAATATGTTTTATTGCAGATGGTCAATCAGACTTCTGCCCGTGAACACTGTATTCAACTTGCTGTCTGCATTTATCTGTCTTTATGCTAAGTTCATGAATAATCCTTAGTTCTTCCAATGAAAGTGTTTCAGATTGCATTCACTTTTAGGGAACTTAAGTATGTTGCATGTCAGTTTGTCTAATTACTATTGCAACATTTATTCCTTGGTCGATTACATAGCACTGTCAGCCGTCCCCACTGCTTGTAGGGACAATCATTCTCAAGATATGACCATGAAGAAACTGATTTTGAAATATAGTGGCATCGTGTCTTTCTTTGGATTGAGTTATCTTTTAGTTAAACTTCGCTTTGTTTTTTACATGCAAATTGTTCTTGGTAGTTGCTGTTCTGTGAAATTCTAGAAAGTGTGAAGCATTCAAATTTGGATTTCTTTGTCCAACCGTTTTGTTTTGTCGCAGCGGAGGTTGTCGCAGGATCTGCAGCGTGGCTTGGAAGAGGTCTTTCTTGTGTTTGTGCTCAGAGAAGAGAAAGTGATGCTCGCCCATCATTTGATCTGACACCTGCTCAGGTAATAACATCGTGGATTAAATAGTCTGACGTTCAGGCATTACTTTTTTGGTCTCCGAAGGACAAAGAAATTGCAACGTTGCACGCATTGTTTGTTCTAATGTTTAACTAGCCGGTGAATAACTAAACCATCTTCTCATCTCGTTATCATGTTTGTTGGACCTTTTGCTCCTCACATGCTGTTATAGGTTGTCTCTTAATGTGCGTCAGCCAGCTGTCCATTTGTTGCTCCTTTTTGGGTGGCAGGAGGGAGGGGGATTCTTCTAAAGTTGCAGATTTATATGGTGGAACTGTATGTAGGggtgtttttttcttttctgcatAACTTGATTAAGTGACATCCGTGTCTTTATCTACTAGATGCTTTATGTATCTGTGTGTGCCCAAAAATATGAAAGTCTACATAAGAGCTAAAAATGTGATTCCTTGATTATCTAATATTTGCTTCTGAAAGTATGTCAGCAATGTTTTAGCATCATTTTTAATATCTCAATGTTTTGTGCACTGTTGGTTTGACAGGAGGAATGCTTGCAAAGGCTGCAGAACCGTATAGATGTTCCATATGACAGCTCAAATGTTGAGCATCAGGTGCACTTTATGGTTTAGGAGATTCAATACTTCAGGCCTGTTTCACTATTTTGTATACGAATTGTATGTTCCTGATAGTTCTTGTATCGTTTCATTATCTCAAACAACATTGATTTCTTGTCACAGGAAGCTTTACGTGCTTTGTGGTATGCTGCCTTTCCAGGGGAACAACTGCATGGTTTAATATCTGAACAGTGGAAGGAAATGGGTTGGCAAGGAAAAGATCCATCCACAGACTTTAGGTAATTCTCCTACATTTTTAGGATTGATGTTTTAAGCTAGTGCCCATAATtctatcatttttcttttctacctcaTTCTTTTCTATATTATCCTTACATTTAATCTTTGACTTTCTTTGTCAGAGGTGGTGGATTCATATCCCTAGAGAACTTGTTGTACTTCGCCAGGAACTTCCCTgtatgctctctctctctctctctctctctcttccccactccccacccaaaaaaaaaaaccaaaaagaagaGTGAGAAGCAAAAATAATGTTAATCTTGGAAAGAGGCAGAGAATACATTTGTGTTTATTCAATCAGAATGGCTTCATTTTCCTGATATTTTTTTGTCTTATGATTTTGATTTATATCTGGTTCAGTATTTGAACATTTCTAATGTTTTCTTTAATGCTTTTCTGTCACCTTGACTTTTACTATCCTGATGAATCATTTGGTTTAAACCTTCTTAAGCCATTGtcgtaaaattttaaaaattgattTAATGAATATTTCTAGTTAAATGAGAAGAATTAGCAAAACCATTTGCAGCCATACTGCTTGGTCCTCATTCAGAAGCGTAAAAAGCAATATCAGTCCATGCTGGCAAATATCTACAACATGAGAATGTGCTATTTCATCCTTGATTAATCTAGAAATTTTGATGGATAGGATTATATAGGGTCTTTAAGGTGTCATTTCCTTGGAAACAGATACTGAATAGCAAATGTTATCCCTCCTGCTATTGTGTTGAATAATTTGGTATTCTTAAAGACATGGATGTTCTTTGTCACCACTCTACTTGGATCAGCTTCTGTTTACTGGTAAAAACAATTAGCTCTTGTTTCTTCCTGTAGTCAATGATGGGCTCAAGTGCCTTCTTTCTGTGGTTTTCTTTATTGTTTGTGGTTTCCTTTTTTGAATGTGCAAATAAGTTCACTTAGTATGTTTAGCTTTTGCCTGTTTCAAGTGGGAATATGTGCTTGGTGATGTGACCATGACATTTCATGGGACTTTGCTTTTCACTGGTTGATGTGCAATACTTGGTGGGGGTGTCATGTTCTTGATACCTATACTAAAGTGATTACATCTCTTTACCGACTTAGCTTGGCTGTAAAATAGATGTTTACTTCAGATATCTAGTGGTATCTCAGACTACTTAAAGAGTGATGGGGGCTGTTTTTGGAGAGAGTGACAGTTTCTCTTTAAGATTCTGTACAGGTATCTAGCTGGATTTGAGCCGCTTCCCTTATATACTTAGATGTGCTTGGAGAAGTCTCAATCTGGTTTTTGATTGGTTGCTCATAATACTGAATGCCTGGCTTTCTGCAGAAATCCTTCCAGGATCTTCTTCGCAAGCAAGAAGGTGACCGGGCTATGTGGGAGTACCCATTTGCTGTTGCTGGAGTGAACATCACATTCATGCTGATTCAGATGTTGGATCTTGAAGCAGGTTTGCAAATTGTTGTCATTGCCTGATTTTTGACATCTGGTGTTGCTCAGAGTGAAACCACTAGTGGGCTGATATTTTTGGTGTGCATGTGCATGGAACGATTGTCTTGAAGCTCTTTGGTTGAAACATTTCCACAATTAATGGCTTCGTTTCTTGTCCTGCATTTCGTGTGTGATAGATGTTAATGTTTCCTATGGCAtgatgattttataaagctgAGATTAGCTTGCAAAGTTGCatgttatgatttttcttttccatggTATTTCAAATTAAGCTTCCATGGCTGTGCAGTTGGGGTTCCCTCTCCCCACCCCACCCTCCCTGGTagaccatttctttttttattgtAGAAGTACAGATAAATATCATGAGGTATGCAGGGTATAATCTTTTTTAGTCACAAAAGTTTCAAAGCACCCATTCCTGAATGTATTCTGAGTTGGAATAACTTCTGCATCAAGGCACACTTTCTGATTTTGATTTCTTAGCAGGCCTTCCTGTTTGTTAATTAAGTTTTTCCTGTTAATTCATAGTGAAACCACGAAATTTTGTAGGAGCAACCTTCTTGAAGTTTCTTGCAGGTAAGGCTACCATGCTCTGCTGATCAGTCAACCaattcttttccttgctatgTAACTAGAGGTTGGATCTCACCAATGTAtgctctttttgttttttgcatAGCAGAGAATGAATCAGCATTTGACCTCCTATATTGCATCACATTCAAGCTGATGGACAATCAATGGCTTGCCATGCATGCATCTTACATGGACTTCAATGTATGTATCTGCAAACGTGAATAGTTTTGGTAATAGTGAACATGTCTTATTAAAGTTATACTTCTCAGGAGTTGGTTTTAGCTTCATTGCTTGCTAGCTGAAAACTATCGTGTGTAATATGTATATGCTGTTTATCAATGGTGGTGGAGCTCTTAGTGTTTCTGGTGCTCTATTCCATGTTTATTCAGGAAAATTGTGGACTCATAGCCCATACACTCACCAGTCATATTTACTAAGATCAGAACCTCCAGTCTACCTCCTTGCCCACCACCTCCACCTCTTATAGTTGGTAAAATGAAAGCAGGCAAATGGATTTTGATAAACGGAATACCTGAGGCAgtaattttgtaaatttattgcaCTTATTATTATAGTAAGATTTTATCTGTAAGGTGTTTTTCTAGGAAATATTGCTAGTTTTAAGTATGTTTGGGTCGTCAAATTTTGGATTACTTGTTCTGTTGTTCAGAATGCTTATTTCTCTTTCCATGTCTGATGCAGACTGTGATGAAAGCCACTCGTCGCCAGCTTGAAAATGAGCTTTTGCAGGAAGACATAACTCGTCTTGAAGACTTACCCTCGTACAGACTTCTTAGTCGTTAGTGGTAGTATCTGTAACTTTCTGGGAAGAAATGGTTATAAAAATGGGTACCATGCAAAAATGTTCGCAATCCATTGGTTCTGGTTGCAGCATTCACAGGTTCTCCATTTTTTAGTTTGTGGCTTAGATTGTCTGTCCGTGATACATTTTTCTCCAGGATTACAGCATTCTTGGAGTTGCATAGTTGCTAATACGGTTTTATTTTGGGGGAAGTACAAAAGAGATCGGGATTCAGATCCATGCTTCAGGTGTGGATTGAGTAACTAAAGCAACCATGTTGAAGTTTCAGACGCACAAGTATTGCATACTCTCAGATGTCTTTTCCAGCTTTCCCTATTGTCTGCAAGTACATAAGAGCTGTATTTGTTTTCTCGATTCTGTAAACATGCCTCTGTATTAACAATGTAGTGGTAGCCAGTGTGAAAAACCTGCAACTCCTGTTTTCGCTTAGTCCTCGTTCTCTTGGAGATCAATGAAAATTGGAGCATATTCATGTTATTCCGTTTGACTGGCATTTAATTTGACCCCGGATATCTTCTCCTACTATGCATGCAGGTGCCTGCGTGCAATTAACGCAATAAGATCCTGAGGTTATTGCGGGAGCCTTTTTGTCTTTATAGTAACATCTCATTTGTGAGTTGTGACATTCGTGTGAATTATAATGGCGTCCAACACAGAGGAAGAGGTTTGAAAAGTTGTGTTTGTATCCGCTGCAAGCCTGTAATGGGGTAAATCCATCTTTGACCGTAGTGGAAATGGCGCTACGGACTAAGCAGTAAGCTCCGACGAATCATTCTTCAAAGACACGGGCATCCCTCACCACCGTAGATCCTGAAACCCAACTCTGATAACAACCCCCTCACTAACTAAAAACGAGTCCCTAATCGTTGTAAAAACACTCCTGGGAACCGAGATTTAAACCCAGAACGGCATCTGCGGCGCTGCTTTTCTCGCACCCAACGCCCACCTCGACCGCGATTTCCAAGCTTAAAAACCTGAATTACTTCGATGGCATTCGGGATTTTGTTGAAAAGTGCAAGACCTGGCAGGACAAGAAATCAGAGTGATGCATTTCGCATGTCCTCACCCTCTATGGGAAGGCTGGATGCTAAATGATGCAAGGAAATGCACG containing:
- the LOC113726886 gene encoding uncharacterized protein isoform X2, encoding MVMDDRGGGSFVAVRRISQGLERGSNNTCHSAEVVAGSAAWLGRGLSCVCAQRRESDARPSFDLTPAQEECLQRLQNRIDVPYDSSNVEHQEALRALWYAAFPGEQLHGLISEQWKEMGWQGKDPSTDFRGGGFISLENLLYFARNFPKSFQDLLRKQEGDRAMWEYPFAVAGVNITFMLIQMLDLEAGATFLKFLAENESAFDLLYCITFKLMDNQWLAMHASYMDFNTVMKATRRQLENELLQEDITRLEDLPSYRLLSR
- the LOC113726886 gene encoding uncharacterized protein isoform X4, translated to MVMDDRGGGSFVAVRRISQGLERGSNNTCHSAEVVAGSAAWLGRGLSCVCAQRRESDARPSFDLTPAQEECLQRLQNRIDVPYDSSNVEHQEALRALWYAAFPGEQLHGLISEQWKEMGWQGKDPSTDFRGGGFISLENLLYFARNFPKSFQDLLRKQEGDRAMWEYPFAVAGVNITFMLIQMLDLEAVKPRNFVGATFLKFLAENESAFDLLYCITFKLMDNQWLAMHASYMDFNVCICKRE
- the LOC113726886 gene encoding uncharacterized protein isoform X1, whose protein sequence is MVMDDRGGGSFVAVRRISQGLERGSNNTCHSAEVVAGSAAWLGRGLSCVCAQRRESDARPSFDLTPAQEECLQRLQNRIDVPYDSSNVEHQEALRALWYAAFPGEQLHGLISEQWKEMGWQGKDPSTDFRGGGFISLENLLYFARNFPKSFQDLLRKQEGDRAMWEYPFAVAGVNITFMLIQMLDLEAVKPRNFVGATFLKFLAENESAFDLLYCITFKLMDNQWLAMHASYMDFNTVMKATRRQLENELLQEDITRLEDLPSYRLLSR
- the LOC113726886 gene encoding uncharacterized protein isoform X3, with translation MPTCIDTCAEVVAGSAAWLGRGLSCVCAQRRESDARPSFDLTPAQEECLQRLQNRIDVPYDSSNVEHQEALRALWYAAFPGEQLHGLISEQWKEMGWQGKDPSTDFRGGGFISLENLLYFARNFPKSFQDLLRKQEGDRAMWEYPFAVAGVNITFMLIQMLDLEAVKPRNFVGATFLKFLAENESAFDLLYCITFKLMDNQWLAMHASYMDFNTVMKATRRQLENELLQEDITRLEDLPSYRLLSR